In Gemmatimonadota bacterium, a single window of DNA contains:
- a CDS encoding Gfo/Idh/MocA family oxidoreductase: MGKKTASSQKVVKVAMIGAGGRSRSVHYPSLNDMDDVKMVAVCELNEVRMIEVAGEYDIPARYTNYVTMIEREKPDVVYAIMPPHHIYDLAANIMEMGVNIIIEKPPSVTTEQAKQMALLAKKNNVITGVTFQRRFAPVIRTGKEICEKNGPVHSAASYFLKNEVGGQPIYKGALEKLTCDGIHAVDTLRYLCGGEVEAVASDVRRLDATFRNMHTALVKFASGATGVLQNCYMMGRRMFTVEVHSTGISMFGDPEEGGQVFADGKVEPVRSLDPWILSESEQPHVAFGAYAINRHFIDCVKTGQQPETNFEDAAKSMELVDAIYDSQIG, encoded by the coding sequence ATGGGCAAGAAGACGGCAAGTTCTCAGAAGGTTGTCAAGGTTGCCATGATCGGTGCGGGGGGGCGGTCGCGCAGTGTACACTATCCCTCGCTGAACGATATGGACGATGTCAAAATGGTGGCCGTATGCGAGTTGAATGAAGTGCGTATGATTGAGGTGGCGGGGGAGTACGATATTCCAGCGCGATACACCAATTATGTGACGATGATCGAACGGGAAAAACCCGATGTGGTGTATGCGATTATGCCACCGCATCACATATACGATCTGGCGGCAAATATTATGGAGATGGGCGTTAATATTATCATTGAAAAACCGCCTTCAGTGACGACCGAACAGGCTAAGCAGATGGCGTTGTTAGCGAAAAAGAACAATGTGATTACGGGCGTGACATTCCAGAGGCGGTTTGCGCCAGTGATCCGCACGGGAAAAGAAATATGTGAAAAGAATGGGCCAGTGCACAGTGCGGCGTCGTATTTTTTGAAAAACGAAGTGGGTGGACAACCCATTTACAAGGGGGCGCTGGAAAAACTGACCTGCGATGGTATTCACGCGGTGGATACGCTGCGATATTTGTGTGGTGGAGAAGTAGAAGCCGTGGCGAGCGATGTGCGGCGATTGGATGCCACGTTTAGAAATATGCACACGGCGCTGGTGAAGTTTGCGTCTGGCGCGACAGGTGTGCTACAAAATTGTTATATGATGGGACGGCGGATGTTCACGGTGGAAGTGCATTCGACGGGTATTTCGATGTTTGGCGATCCCGAAGAGGGCGGGCAGGTATTTGCCGATGGCAAAGTCGAACCCGTAAGGTCGCTTGATCCATGGATACTGAGCGAAAGCGAGCAGCCACATGTCGCTTTTGGGGCTTATGCCATTAATCGCCATTTTATCGATTGCGTAAAAACAGGCCAACAACCCGAAACAAATTTTGAAGATGCGGCAAAATCTATGGAATTGGTTGATGCGATTTACGATTCACAAATCGGATGA